In the genome of Prosthecobacter algae, one region contains:
- the urtA gene encoding urea ABC transporter substrate-binding protein: MKFSLKLSRLAIAAALASLTPVIHSQETVKVGVLHSLSGTMAISETSLRDVLLFTFDEINAKGGVLGKKIEPVVVDGASNWPLFAEKAKQLLEQDKVSVTFGCWTSVSRKSVLPVFESNKGLLFYPVQYEGEEMSPNIMYTAEAVNQQATPAVDYMLEKGFKKFYLLGSDYVYPQTTNLVLLEYLLSKGVPLENIGGGFKKDESGKIISAGKYTPFGHTDYQQIVSEIKQYAAGGDTCVISTLNGDTNVPFFKEYAAAGLTAETCPVVSFSISEDEFRGLPAKQLVGQLGCWTYFQSIKSDANEKFIADFDAWLAKSDVPGIVKDGRVTCSPMVLSYVGVYLWKAAVEKAGTFEVEKVIAELEKGISFEGPAGTVTSQKNHHVTKNVFIGETKANGQFKILKSYDNVYGEPFLKGTFKTK; encoded by the coding sequence ATGAAATTTTCTCTCAAACTGTCCCGCCTTGCCATCGCGGCGGCCCTCGCCTCGCTTACCCCCGTCATCCACTCTCAGGAGACCGTCAAAGTCGGCGTTCTCCACTCCCTCAGCGGCACCATGGCTATCTCGGAGACCTCCCTCCGCGATGTCCTCCTCTTCACCTTTGACGAGATCAACGCCAAGGGCGGTGTCCTCGGCAAAAAGATCGAACCCGTCGTCGTCGATGGCGCTTCCAACTGGCCCCTCTTCGCCGAAAAGGCCAAGCAACTCCTTGAGCAGGACAAGGTTTCCGTCACCTTCGGCTGCTGGACCTCCGTCAGCCGCAAGTCCGTCCTCCCGGTCTTCGAGTCCAACAAAGGCCTCCTCTTCTACCCTGTCCAGTATGAGGGCGAGGAAATGTCTCCCAACATCATGTACACCGCCGAGGCCGTGAACCAGCAGGCCACCCCCGCTGTGGATTACATGCTCGAAAAAGGCTTCAAAAAATTCTACCTTCTCGGCAGCGACTACGTCTATCCCCAGACCACCAACCTCGTGCTTCTGGAGTACCTCCTCAGCAAAGGCGTGCCTCTGGAAAACATCGGCGGCGGTTTCAAAAAGGACGAGTCCGGCAAGATCATCTCCGCAGGCAAATACACCCCCTTCGGCCACACCGACTACCAGCAGATCGTCTCTGAGATCAAGCAGTACGCCGCCGGTGGCGACACCTGCGTCATCAGCACCCTGAATGGCGATACCAATGTCCCCTTCTTCAAGGAATACGCCGCCGCTGGCCTCACGGCTGAAACCTGCCCCGTCGTCAGCTTCTCCATCTCGGAAGATGAATTCCGCGGCCTCCCTGCCAAACAATTGGTTGGGCAGCTTGGCTGCTGGACCTACTTCCAGTCCATCAAGTCTGACGCCAATGAAAAGTTCATCGCCGACTTCGATGCCTGGCTGGCGAAGAGCGACGTTCCCGGGATCGTCAAGGATGGTCGCGTCACCTGCTCCCCCATGGTCCTCAGTTACGTCGGTGTTTATCTCTGGAAAGCCGCTGTGGAAAAGGCTGGCACCTTCGAGGTGGAAAAGGTCATCGCTGAACTTGAAAAAGGCATCAGCTTCGAAGGCCCTGCCGGCACCGTCACCAGCCAGAAAAATCACCACGTCACCAAAAACGTCTTCATCGGTGAAACCAAGGCCAACGGCCAGTTCAAGATCCTCAAGTCCTACGACAACGTCTACGGCGAGCCCTTCCTGAAAGGCACCTTCAAGACCAAGTAA
- the urtB gene encoding urea ABC transporter permease subunit UrtB has translation MKKAWLFCLLATLLSSSLSSAQEAKSARAIIAEAVVLTEDSDAQVKLINSLTGMSDPDLEPLLDAWKGGSIYLVEGADDKYIAVTLAGDPDATKKETALRLDTKEPLKDAQGAVIRVSPARAEIAETDSSIRRAMKSLLDLSKLTAPEAKDRMLAITQMGMERDVAKLPILEQRLQVETDSSVKRAVQEAIALTQLRSPDKAVRLAGCTALADIHPLSAKDSLESVVKEAEKAGDKELLAAAKKALAAVESHRTTVNFFGTLFRGLSLGSVLLVVAIGLAITFGLMGVINMAHGELIAVGAYTTYVVQCLFAEGLALSPFGMKVSLPGMHSTGWLYEMYFVIALPMAFIMAALVGLALERGVIRFLYRRPLESLLATWGVSLVLQQLFRLVFGSNNVQVNSPSWLSDNWTVNDIVFGWNRVFVIGFAVLIIFGTWALLSKTPLGLLIRAVMQNRNMAACLGVRTERVNMMTFGFGSGLAGLAGAFLSQIGNVGPSLGQNYIVDAFMTVVVGGVGSLVGTVASAIGIGVVDQSLQQILGNPVLGKILVLGAIILFLQWRPAGLFVTKTRSLES, from the coding sequence ATGAAAAAAGCCTGGTTATTCTGCCTCCTGGCCACTCTTCTCTCGAGTTCCCTTTCCTCGGCCCAAGAGGCCAAAAGCGCCCGCGCCATCATCGCGGAAGCCGTCGTCCTCACCGAAGACAGCGACGCCCAGGTCAAGCTCATCAACTCCCTCACCGGCATGAGCGACCCCGATCTTGAGCCTCTGCTCGATGCCTGGAAAGGCGGCTCCATCTACCTCGTCGAAGGGGCCGATGACAAATACATCGCCGTCACCCTCGCGGGCGATCCCGATGCCACCAAAAAAGAAACCGCCCTCCGCCTGGATACCAAAGAGCCTCTCAAAGATGCTCAAGGCGCCGTCATCCGCGTCTCACCCGCCCGCGCAGAAATTGCCGAGACCGACAGCAGCATCCGCCGCGCCATGAAGTCCCTCCTGGACCTCTCCAAACTCACCGCTCCCGAGGCCAAGGATCGAATGCTCGCCATCACCCAGATGGGCATGGAGCGCGACGTCGCCAAGCTCCCCATTCTCGAACAACGCCTCCAGGTCGAAACCGACTCTTCGGTCAAACGCGCCGTGCAGGAGGCCATCGCCCTCACCCAGTTGCGCAGCCCGGATAAAGCCGTCCGCCTCGCAGGCTGCACCGCCCTCGCAGACATCCATCCGCTCAGTGCCAAAGACTCTCTCGAAAGCGTCGTCAAGGAGGCCGAAAAAGCCGGTGACAAAGAACTCCTCGCGGCTGCGAAAAAAGCCCTGGCGGCTGTCGAGTCTCACCGCACCACCGTCAATTTCTTCGGCACCCTCTTCCGTGGCCTCTCCCTCGGTTCCGTGCTCCTGGTCGTCGCCATCGGCCTGGCCATTACCTTCGGTTTGATGGGCGTCATCAACATGGCCCATGGCGAGCTCATCGCCGTCGGTGCCTACACCACCTACGTCGTCCAGTGCCTCTTTGCAGAGGGGCTCGCCCTCTCCCCCTTCGGCATGAAGGTCAGCCTCCCCGGCATGCATTCCACCGGCTGGTTGTATGAGATGTACTTTGTCATCGCCCTGCCCATGGCCTTCATCATGGCCGCCCTCGTCGGCCTCGCTTTGGAGCGCGGCGTGATTCGTTTTCTCTATCGCCGTCCTTTGGAAAGTCTCCTCGCCACCTGGGGCGTCTCGCTCGTCCTCCAGCAGCTTTTCCGTCTCGTCTTCGGGTCGAACAATGTGCAGGTCAACAGCCCCTCCTGGCTCAGTGACAACTGGACTGTCAACGATATCGTCTTCGGCTGGAACCGCGTCTTCGTCATCGGTTTCGCCGTCCTTATTATCTTCGGCACCTGGGCACTCCTCAGCAAGACTCCCCTCGGCCTCCTCATCCGTGCCGTCATGCAAAACCGCAACATGGCTGCCTGCCTCGGCGTCCGCACGGAGCGGGTGAACATGATGACCTTCGGTTTCGGTAGTGGCCTCGCAGGTCTCGCCGGGGCCTTCCTCTCCCAGATTGGCAATGTCGGTCCCAGCCTCGGGCAAAACTACATTGTGGATGCCTTCATGACCGTTGTGGTCGGCGGCGTCGGCAGCCTCGTCGGCACCGTCGCCAGTGCCATCGGCATCGGTGTGGTGGACCAGTCGCTCCAGCAGATTCTGGGGAATCCCGTCCTGGGCAAGATCCTCGTCCTCGGGGCCATCATCCTCTTCCTTCAGTGGCGGCCTGCCGGGCTCTTTGTCACCAAGACCCGCAGCCTGGAATCCTGA
- a CDS encoding ROK family protein, which yields MLLAAKAKPMLYLAMPAKAALKIKLKKKPGKKIKEKVLPALKAVPFWVGFDLGGTKMLACVLDADYNVLGTARKSTNGSDGQIKGRKKIVTAIQEAIAAAGVDPKGLQGIGIGCPGLVNPEKGILINAPNLGWKNMGLTGILRTAFKKPVAVLNDVDAGTFGEYKLGAGKGARSLLGIFPGTGVGSGFVYDGKLIMGRNVSAMELGMIYVPGTHLGSALPGAVMIEDLTSRLAVASQAGVACYRGQLPELDKKTRGNLRDIRSKALSAAYNSGEPAAVAMIRSSVAYLGMGIAAVVNLLAPDHITLGGGLVEEIPQVYLTLLKEEVNRYALPGLSRGIRYSLAKLGGNAVAIGSVAWLREQKP from the coding sequence ATGTTGCTTGCTGCGAAGGCAAAGCCGATGCTCTATTTGGCCATGCCCGCCAAAGCCGCCCTCAAAATCAAACTGAAGAAGAAGCCCGGCAAGAAGATCAAGGAGAAGGTCTTGCCTGCGCTGAAGGCCGTGCCGTTCTGGGTGGGATTTGACCTGGGTGGCACGAAGATGCTGGCCTGTGTGCTGGACGCTGATTACAACGTGCTGGGAACTGCGCGGAAGTCCACCAACGGATCCGACGGGCAGATCAAGGGACGCAAGAAGATCGTGACCGCGATTCAGGAGGCGATTGCAGCGGCGGGAGTGGACCCGAAAGGGCTGCAGGGGATTGGCATCGGGTGCCCGGGGCTGGTGAATCCAGAGAAGGGCATCCTGATCAATGCGCCGAATCTGGGCTGGAAGAACATGGGGCTGACGGGCATTTTAAGGACGGCCTTCAAGAAGCCGGTGGCGGTGCTGAATGATGTGGATGCGGGGACCTTTGGCGAATACAAGCTGGGAGCCGGCAAAGGGGCGCGTTCACTGCTGGGGATCTTTCCCGGAACGGGGGTGGGATCGGGCTTTGTCTATGATGGCAAGCTGATCATGGGGCGGAATGTGTCTGCCATGGAGCTGGGCATGATTTATGTGCCAGGCACCCATCTGGGCAGCGCGCTGCCTGGGGCGGTGATGATCGAGGATTTGACCAGCCGTCTGGCGGTGGCCTCGCAGGCGGGGGTGGCCTGCTATCGCGGGCAGTTGCCGGAGCTGGATAAGAAGACGCGTGGCAACCTGCGGGACATCCGCAGCAAGGCGCTCTCCGCAGCCTATAACTCAGGGGAACCGGCGGCGGTGGCGATGATCCGCAGCAGCGTGGCCTATCTGGGCATGGGCATCGCGGCGGTGGTGAACCTGCTGGCGCCGGACCACATCACGCTGGGAGGCGGGCTGGTGGAGGAAATCCCGCAGGTGTACCTGACGCTGCTGAAGGAAGAGGTGAACCGCTACGCGCTGCCGGGACTGAGCCGGGGCATCCGGTATTCACTGGCCAAGCTGGGCGGCAATGCGGTGGCCATCGGCAGTGTGGCTTGGCTGAGAGAGCAGAAGCCGTGA
- the urtC gene encoding urea ABC transporter permease subunit UrtC, translated as MTHSLLVRPIAKREWTITAVVAFFFIVVLPLLNLGGLVSDFTINLWGKYLCYALLAISVDLLWGYTGLLSLGQALFFSLGGYMMGMYLMRMIGTLGQYKKDMPDFLVFLGWERLPTFWTPFSSFSFAMIMMLVIPGVVAYIFGWLAFRSRVKGVYFSILTQALTYGASLMFFRNDMLMGGNNGFTDFRFILGFDIRSPGTKRGLFIVTAVVLTAVYVGLRCLTRSRFGLVQQAVRDSENRVLFSGYSSPNFKLFIFVLSALIGSIGGALYVPQVGIINPSEMTTEKSLEAVVWTAVGGRGTLIGPIVGAISVNALKSWATRAYPDLWLIILGGMFIIVVLFLPKGIVGVPGMIRDWLKKRGRQTEPDLPPLQKPEEEAA; from the coding sequence ATGACGCATTCCTTGTTAGTCCGACCTATTGCCAAAAGAGAATGGACCATCACCGCCGTGGTGGCCTTCTTCTTCATCGTTGTACTTCCCCTGCTGAATCTCGGCGGCCTGGTCAGCGACTTCACCATCAATCTTTGGGGCAAGTACCTCTGCTACGCCCTGCTCGCCATCAGCGTGGATCTTCTCTGGGGTTACACCGGCCTGCTCAGCCTCGGCCAGGCCCTCTTTTTCTCCCTCGGCGGTTACATGATGGGCATGTACCTCATGCGCATGATCGGCACCCTCGGCCAGTATAAAAAGGACATGCCGGATTTTCTCGTCTTCCTCGGTTGGGAGCGACTCCCCACCTTCTGGACTCCCTTCAGCAGCTTTTCCTTTGCCATGATCATGATGCTCGTCATCCCCGGCGTGGTGGCCTACATCTTCGGCTGGCTGGCCTTCCGCTCGCGGGTGAAGGGCGTTTACTTTTCCATCCTCACCCAGGCGCTCACCTATGGCGCTTCGCTCATGTTCTTCCGCAATGACATGCTCATGGGCGGCAACAACGGCTTCACCGACTTCCGCTTCATCCTCGGGTTTGACATCCGCAGCCCAGGGACAAAGCGCGGCCTCTTCATCGTCACCGCCGTTGTCCTCACCGCCGTTTATGTCGGCCTCCGCTGCCTCACCCGTAGCCGCTTCGGTCTCGTCCAGCAGGCCGTGCGCGATAGTGAAAATCGCGTCCTCTTCAGCGGCTACTCCTCGCCTAACTTCAAGCTCTTCATCTTTGTCCTCAGTGCCCTCATTGGTTCCATTGGCGGGGCCCTCTACGTCCCCCAGGTCGGCATCATTAACCCCAGCGAGATGACCACCGAAAAATCCCTCGAAGCCGTCGTCTGGACCGCTGTCGGCGGGCGTGGCACCCTCATCGGGCCCATAGTCGGGGCCATCAGTGTCAATGCGCTGAAGAGCTGGGCCACCCGTGCATATCCAGATCTCTGGCTCATCATCCTCGGCGGCATGTTCATCATCGTCGTTCTCTTCCTGCCGAAAGGCATCGTCGGCGTCCCCGGCATGATCCGCGACTGGCTGAAAAAGCGCGGCCGCCAGACCGAGCCCGATTTGCCCCCTCTCCAGAAACCTGAGGAAGAAGCCGCCTAA